The DNA region CGACGTGCACGGCAACGCCCATCCGCCCCCGACGTCCGTCGCCGCCGCGGCCGCGCGCCCCGGCGGCGCTCGCGAGGCGCGCCTCGCCGACGTCCTCACCGGCGACGCCCGGGTCTCGCCGGAGGAGCGGGTGGAGCGCGTGGCGGAGCGGTTCTTCGCCGAGCCCACGCTGGAGGCGGTGGCGCTGGTGGAGCCGGAGGGCGGTCGCCCCGCGGGGCTGCTCACCCGCGGGCGCCTCCTCGTGAAGCTCGCCCGCAACTTCGGTCACGAGCTGTACGCGAAGAAGCCGGTGACGCGGATCGCCGACCTCGCCCCGCTGGTGCTGCCGCACGACACCCCGCTGCCGGCCGCGGTCGAGCGGGCGCTGGCGCGCGACGCGGGCTCGGTCTACGACGAGGTCCTCGCGGTGGACGCGGTGGGCAGGTACGTGGGCCACGCCGCGGTCCGCGAGCTGGCGCGCGAGCAGGGCGCCGCGCTGGAGCGGAGCGCCGCCGAGCGCGAGGCCGCGCTGGCGCGGGCGCGCGATCTCGAGGAGGTGGACCGCCTCCGGGCGCGCTTCCTCGCCCACGCCACGCACGAGCTGCGCTCGCCGGTGAACGCGATCGTGGCCCTGGCGGAGCTCCTGCGGATGTCCTGCGCGCGCGGGAGCCTCGGCGACGTCGAGGCCCGCCTGCCGCTCCTGGTCCGCTCCGCCGACGCGCTGCGCGCGACCGTCAACGAGCTGCTCGACCTCTCCAGGCTGCAGGCCGGCCGGATGGAGGTCACGATCGCGCCGGCCGACCTCGGCGCGCTCGTCGCCGAGGTGGCCGCGACCGTCCGGCTCCTCGCGGGCGCGAGGCCGATCGAGATCCGCGCCGACGCGACGCCGGGCCTGGTGCTCGAGACCGACGGCCCCAAGGTCCGGCGCATCCTGCTCAACCTGGGCGCGAACGCGGCCAAGTTCACCTCGGCCGGCAGCATCCGGCTCGGCGCCGCCCCGGACGGCCGGGGCGGCGCGGTGCTGACGGTGGCCGACACCGGCTGCGGCATCGACGACGCCGACCTGCCGCGGCTGTTCGTGCCGTTCACCCAGCTCGAGGACGCCACCACGCGCACGCACGAGGGCACCGGCCTGGGCCTCGCCATCACCCGCTCGCTCGCGACGCTGCTCGGCGGGAGCGTCTCGGTCGCGAGCCGGCGGGGCGAGGGCACCACCTTCACCGTCCGGCTCCCCGCCGGATCACCGAGGAGCGACACCGCATGAGCGCGGCACCGAAGATCCTGGTCGTCGATGACGACGCCACCCACCTGCTCCTGACCCGCGAGCTCCTCGAGGCCGAGGGCTACGAGGTGCAGGTCCACCAGTCCGCGTTCGGCGCGACCGAGCGCATCATCCAGCACGCGCCGGACCTCGTGCTCATGGACGTGAACATGCCGGCGCTCTCGGGGGAGGGGCTGGTCGGCGTGCTCCGCCGCCGCGAGTGGACGCGCGACGTGCGCGTGCTCCTCCACTCCTCGAACGACGAGCACGCGCTGCGCGCCTCGGCGGAGCGGCTCGGGATCGACGGCTACGTGCCGAAGGGCGACCCGGCGCTGCTCCGGCGGCGCGTCGCCGAGGCGCTGCGCGGCCGCCCGCCCGGCGGCCCGGCGGCTCGTCGGGACGCCGGCAGGGGTCGGTGACTACCGTGTAGTCCGCGGGGCGCGAACGGCGGCCTCGCGGAGGGGGAACCGCCATGCGGCGTGCCATCGCCCTGGCGCGACGCCCCGGCGCGAGGGCCGCGTGGGCGGCGCTGGTCCTCGCCGCGGCGTGCGCCCGCAACCCGGCCACCGGCGAGCGGCAGCTCTCGCTGGTGTCCAGGGACCAGGAGATCGCG from Anaeromyxobacter dehalogenans 2CP-C includes:
- a CDS encoding sensor histidine kinase, whose product is MHGNAHPPPTSVAAAAARPGGAREARLADVLTGDARVSPEERVERVAERFFAEPTLEAVALVEPEGGRPAGLLTRGRLLVKLARNFGHELYAKKPVTRIADLAPLVLPHDTPLPAAVERALARDAGSVYDEVLAVDAVGRYVGHAAVRELAREQGAALERSAAEREAALARARDLEEVDRLRARFLAHATHELRSPVNAIVALAELLRMSCARGSLGDVEARLPLLVRSADALRATVNELLDLSRLQAGRMEVTIAPADLGALVAEVAATVRLLAGARPIEIRADATPGLVLETDGPKVRRILLNLGANAAKFTSAGSIRLGAAPDGRGGAVLTVADTGCGIDDADLPRLFVPFTQLEDATTRTHEGTGLGLAITRSLATLLGGSVSVASRRGEGTTFTVRLPAGSPRSDTA
- a CDS encoding response regulator, translated to MSAAPKILVVDDDATHLLLTRELLEAEGYEVQVHQSAFGATERIIQHAPDLVLMDVNMPALSGEGLVGVLRRREWTRDVRVLLHSSNDEHALRASAERLGIDGYVPKGDPALLRRRVAEALRGRPPGGPAARRDAGRGR